A window from Citrus sinensis cultivar Valencia sweet orange chromosome 3, DVS_A1.0, whole genome shotgun sequence encodes these proteins:
- the LOC102608625 gene encoding uncharacterized protein At1g03900 isoform X1 produces MSFDDEESFEHTLLVVREVCVYKIPPRTTSGGYKCGEWLQSDKIWTGRLRVVSCKDRCEIRLEDPNSGELFAACFVQPGQRENSVETVLDSSRYFVLKIEDGTGKHAFIGLGFNERNEAFDFNVALSDHEKYVRRELEKESGEMSESDGHIDIHPAVNHRLKEGETIRINVKPKPTSGTGMLSAAGLSGAVSVSAKAKTVGLAPPPSGMGKIRAPLPPPPNDPAAARINSASHNNGVRAPKETTRHSTTDPSSDLSQIERNFPTSATSGSSKTPASGWAAF; encoded by the exons ATGTCGTTCGACGACGAAGAATCGTTCGAGCACACGCTCCTTGTCGTCCGCGAAGTCTGCGTTTACAAAATCCCCCCGCGTACAACCTCTGGCGGCTACAAATGCGGCGAATGGCTGCAGTCCGACAAGATCTGGACGGGCCGCCTCCGGGTCGTATCCTGTAAGGACCGGTGCGAGATCCGGTTAGAGGATCCCAACTCCGGTGAGCTCTTCGCAGCTTGTTTCGTTCAACCCGGCCAGCGTGAGAACTCTGTGGAGACCGTCCTCGACTCGTCCCGATATTTCGTGCTCAAGATCGAGGACGGTACAGGAAAACACGCGTTTATTGGATTAGGCTTTAATGAGAGAAATGAAGCGTTTGATTTCAACGTCGCTTTGTCGGATCACGAGAAATACGTGAGACGAGAACTCGAGAAGGAGAGTGGCGAGATGAGTGAGAGCGATGGTCATATCGATATACATCCCGCAGTTAATCATAGATTAAAG GAAGGAGAAACGATCCGGATCAATGTGAAGCCCAAACCGACTAGTGGAACTGGCATGCTTTCAGCTGCAGGGCTGTCTGGGGCGGTTTCAGTTTCGGCAAAGGCTAAAACGGTGGGGCTTGCCCCACCACCTAGTGGAATGGGAAAAATAAGGGCACCTCTTCCGCCGCCACCTAATGATCCTGCTGCTGCTAGGATCAACTCAGCTAGTCATAATAATGGTGTCAGGGCACCGAAGGAAACCACAAGGCATTCTACTACTGATCCTTCTTCAGACCTTTCCCAAATTGAG AGGAATTTTCCTACATCAGCCACGAGTGGATCTAGTAAGACGCCTGCTTCAGGATGGGCGGCTTTCTAG
- the LOC102608625 gene encoding uncharacterized protein At1g03900 isoform X2 → MSFDDEESFEHTLLVVREVCVYKIPPRTTSGGYKCGEWLQSDKIWTGRLRVVSCKDRCEIRLEDPNSGELFAACFVQPGQRENSVETVLDSSRYFVLKIEDGTGKHAFIGLGFNERNEAFDFNVALSDHEKYVRRELEKESGEMSESDGHIDIHPAVNHRLKEGETIRINVKPKPTSGTGMLSAAGLSGAVSVSAKAKTVGLAPPPSGMGKIRAPLPPPPNDPAAARINSASHNNGVRAPKETTRHSTTDPSSDLSQIEVLDFNLLLIK, encoded by the exons ATGTCGTTCGACGACGAAGAATCGTTCGAGCACACGCTCCTTGTCGTCCGCGAAGTCTGCGTTTACAAAATCCCCCCGCGTACAACCTCTGGCGGCTACAAATGCGGCGAATGGCTGCAGTCCGACAAGATCTGGACGGGCCGCCTCCGGGTCGTATCCTGTAAGGACCGGTGCGAGATCCGGTTAGAGGATCCCAACTCCGGTGAGCTCTTCGCAGCTTGTTTCGTTCAACCCGGCCAGCGTGAGAACTCTGTGGAGACCGTCCTCGACTCGTCCCGATATTTCGTGCTCAAGATCGAGGACGGTACAGGAAAACACGCGTTTATTGGATTAGGCTTTAATGAGAGAAATGAAGCGTTTGATTTCAACGTCGCTTTGTCGGATCACGAGAAATACGTGAGACGAGAACTCGAGAAGGAGAGTGGCGAGATGAGTGAGAGCGATGGTCATATCGATATACATCCCGCAGTTAATCATAGATTAAAG GAAGGAGAAACGATCCGGATCAATGTGAAGCCCAAACCGACTAGTGGAACTGGCATGCTTTCAGCTGCAGGGCTGTCTGGGGCGGTTTCAGTTTCGGCAAAGGCTAAAACGGTGGGGCTTGCCCCACCACCTAGTGGAATGGGAAAAATAAGGGCACCTCTTCCGCCGCCACCTAATGATCCTGCTGCTGCTAGGATCAACTCAGCTAGTCATAATAATGGTGTCAGGGCACCGAAGGAAACCACAAGGCATTCTACTACTGATCCTTCTTCAGACCTTTCCCAAATTGAG GTCctagattttaatttgttattaatcAAGTAA
- the LOC102607652 gene encoding protein CHROMATIN REMODELING 8 isoform X2, giving the protein MEEDEDRLLLSSLGVTSANPEDIERDVLAAAENVAGNSNETEESNEEKPHDKSESIDPSSTSQEKLYNKLRAVEFEIGAVASTVDHLRRVSTKEDNDIDDGDSTEQDGGEDEKSAVQASPNDMTLQHALTADRLKSLKKTKAQLVKELSHFPKGITSKGIEHDKFIQDLVKEEHRPKRKSKEAQKPGKDRSKQQKTVSVDDDFDFDSALDAASAGFVETKRDELVRKGILTPFHKLKGFERCIQQPGPSNKQNVPDEQEARSNDPFSASVDRALRMMSEAAQARPSTKLLDPESLPKLDGPTRPFQRLKTPFRMPQSEESEVEKKKRSKRKKKRPLPDKKWRKRIAREDTRLEENDSRDSLDMSSYEEEKQEDDEDSDNNEPPFVTLEGGLKIPESIFNNLFDYQKVGVQWLWELHCQRAGGIIGDEMGLGKTIQVLSFLGALHFSNMYKPSIVVCPVTLLRQWKREAEKWYPSFHVELLHDSAQDLGFRKKRAKSSDTDNDGEGSHDSDYEGNLSSRNPKKWDLLINRVLRSESGLLITTYEQLRLLGEKLLDVEWGYAVLDEGHRIRNPNAEISLVCKQLQTVHRIIMTGAPIQNKLSELWSLFDFVFPGKLGVLPVFEAEFAVPITVGGYANASPLQVSTAYRCAVVLRDLIMPYLLRRMKADVNAQLPKKTEHVLFCSLTEEQRAVYRAFLASSEVEQILDGSRNSLYGIDVMRKICNHPDLLEREQSCQIPDYGNPERSEKMKVVAQVLKVWKDQGHRVLLFAQTQQMLDILESFLIASGYEYRRMDGLTPVKQRMALIDEYNNSSDVFIFILTTKVGGLGTNLTGANRVIIFDPDWNPSTDVQARERAWRIGQKQDVTVYRLITRGTIEEKVYHRQIYKHFLTNKILKNPQQRRFFKARNMKDLFTLNDDGNGGSTETSNIFSQLSEDVNVVGDQKDKEDKQKHKKAASANADDAVGDKENNLEIGSSRRKGKEKVDNIGDEVDEETNILKSLFDANGIHSAMNHDAIMNAHDEEKMRLEEQASQVAQRAAEALRQSRMLRSRDDISVPTWTGKSGTAGAPSSVRKKFGSTVGSQLIKPLEGSSSNKTGEFNSFGAGASAGKVLSSSELLARIRGNQENAVGAGLERQFEVASSSANVARFADTRTSRSSKNASDVQPEILIRQICTFMQQRGGSSNSACIVEHFKDRVPSKDLPLFKNLLKEIATLQKDPSGSRWVLKPEFVQQ; this is encoded by the exons ATGGAGGAAGACGAGGATAGGCTTTTGCTGAGTAGTTTGGGTGTGACGTCTGCCAATCCTGAAGACATTGAACGGGATGTATTAGCTGCG GCAGAAAATGTTGCTGGAAACAGTAATGAAACAGAAGAGAGCAATGAAGAGAAACCTCATGATAAGTCAGAAAGCATTGATCCATCCTCCACTAGCCAAGAGaaactttataataaattaagggCTGTAGAATTTGAAATAGGTGCTGTTGCATCTACTGTTGATCATCTGAGGAGGGTTTCAACTAAAGAAGACAATGATATTGATGATGGTGACAGCACGGAACAAGATGGTGGAGAGGATGAGAAAAGTGCTGTTCAGGCTTCTCCTAATGATATGACCCTTCAGCATGCCCTAACAGCTGATCGGCTAAAAAGCCTTAAGAAAACTAAAGCTCAACTTGTGAAAGAACTTTCACATTTTCCGAAAGGAATAACTTCTAAGGGTATTGAGCAcgataaatttatacaagatcTGGTAAAGGAAGAACACAGACCCAAGAGAAAGTCTAAAGAAGCTCAGAAACCAGGCAAAGATCGTTCGAAACAACAGAAAACAGTTTCGgttgatgatgattttgattttgattccgCATTAGATGCAGCATCTGCAGGTTTTGTAGAAACA AAAAGGGATGAGTTGGTTCGCAAAGGAATTTTAACTCCTTTTCACAAGCTTAAGGGCTTTGAGCGCTGCATACAACAACCAGGTCCGTCTAACAAGCAAAATGTACCGGATGAGCAAGAAGCCAGGAGTAACGATCCTTTTTCTGCCAGTGTTGACAGGGCTCTCCGCATGATGTCAGAGGCTGCACAAGCTCGCCCTTCAACAAAGCTTCTTGATCCTGAATCTTTGCCAAAGCTTGATGGACCTACTCGTCCTTTTCAGAGGCTAAAAACACCTTTCCGAATGCCTCAGTCCGAAGAAAGTGAggtagaaaagaaaaaacgctcaaaaaggaaaaagaaacgtCCTTTGCCTGATAAGAAGTGGAGAAAGCGCATTGCCCGCGAAGACACCCGTCTGGAAGAAAATG ATTCAAGGGATAGCTTGGACATGTCCAGTTATGAGGAAGAGAAGCAAGAGGATGATGAAGATTCAGATAATAATGAACCTCCTTTTGTAACTCTTGAAGGCGGGCTCAAAATCCCAGAGTCCATTTTTAACAACCTTTTTGACTATCAAAAGGTGGGAGTCCAGTGGCTGTGGGAATTGCATTGCCAAAGAGCAGGTGGAATTATTGGAGATGAGATGGGTCTCGGTAAGACCATCCAGGTCTTATCTTTTCTTGGAGCATTGCATTTCAGTAATATGTACAAACCAAGCATTGTTGTCTGCCCAGTTACACTCTTGCGACAGTGGAAGAGGGAAGCAGAAAAATGGTATCCAAGCTTTCATGTGGAGTTATTACATGATTCTGCTCAGGATCTGGGATTTAGGAAGAAGCGAGCTAAATCTTCCGATACTGACAATGACGGTGAAGGTTCACATGACAGTGATTATGAGGGAAATCTGTCATCAAGAAACCCCAAAAAATGGGACCTCTTGATAAATCGAGTTTTGAGATCAGAATCTGGTTTGCTTATTACCACTTATGAGCAACTCCGCTTGCTAGGTGAAAAGTTGCTTGACGTTGAATGGGGTTATGCGGTTTTGGATGAAGGACACCGAATTCGAAATCCAAATGCTGAAATTTCTCTGGTTTGCAAACAGCTACAAACAGTTCACCGTATCATAATGACTGGTGCTCCAATTCAGAATAAGCTTTCTGAATTGTGGtccttatttgattttgttttccctGGAAAATTGGGAGTTTTGCCTGTGTTTGAGGCAGAATTTGCTGTTCCAATAACTGTTGGTGGTTATGCTAATGCTTCACCATTACAAGTTTCTACTGCCTACAG GTGTGCTGTGGTCTTACGTGACTTGATCATGCCTTATCTCCTACGGCGTATGAAAGCAGATGTGAATGCTCAGCTTCCTAAGAAAACTGAGCATGTTCTCTTTTGCAGCCTCACCGAAGAGCAACGAGCCGTGTATAGAGCATTCCTTGCTAGCTCTGAGGTGGAACAGATATTGGATGGAAGTAGAAATTCTCTATATGGAATCGATGTGATGCGTAAAATATGCAACCACCCTGATCTGCTGGAGAGAGAACAGTCGTGTCAGATTCCAGACTATGGGAATCCTGAACGTAGTGAAAAGATGAAAGTTGTAGCCCAAGTGCTGAAAGTTTGGAAGGACCAGGGTCATCGTGTTCTTCTCTTTGCTCAGACTCAACAGATGCTTGATATTCTTGAGAGTTTCTTGATTGCCAGTGGTTATGAGTATAGGCGAATGGATGGTCTTACTCCTGTCAAGCAGAGAATGGCTTTAATAGATGAGTACAATAACTCGAGTGATGTGTTCATATTCATTCTAACAACAAAAGTTGGTGGTTTGGGGACAAACCTGACTGGTGCAAACAGGGTGATCATTTTTGACCCTGATTGGAACCCATCAACTGACGTGCAG GCTAGGGAGCGTGCTTGGCGTATTGGTCAAAAACAGGATGTAACTGTATATAGATTGATTACACGCGGAACTATTGAGGAGAAAGTGTACCACCGACAGATATACAAGCATTTTCTCACAAATAAGATATTGAAGAACCCACAGCAGAGAAGGTTTTTTAAAGCTCGTAATATGAAAGATCTTTTCACTCTCAATGATGATGGGAATGGTGGGTCTACTGAAActtctaatatttttagtCAGTTGTCTGAAGATGTGAATGTTGTTGGGGATCAGAAAGATAAGGAGGACAAGCAGAAACATAAGAAAGCTGCTTCAGCAAACGCTGATGATGCTGTAGGTGACAAAGAAAACAACTTAGAGATTGGGTCCTCCCGgagaaaagggaaagaaaaagttgATAATATTGGTGACGAAGTagatgaagaaacaaatattttaaagagcCTCTTTGACGCCAATGGAATACAT AGTGCTATGAACCATGATGCAATTATGAATGCCCATGATGAAGAGAAGATGAGGTTGGAGGAGCAAGCCTCCCAAGTTGCACAACGGGCAGCAGAAGCATTGCGGCAATCCAGAATGCTTCGCAGTCGTGACGATATATCTGTTCCAACTTGGACTGGGAAATCTGGAACTGCTGGTGCCCCGTCATCTGTTCGGAAGAAATTTGGTTCAACTGTGGGTTCTCAACTGATTAAGCCCTTAGAAGGGTCATCCAGCAATAAAACAGGTGAATTCAATAGCTTTGGAGCTGGGGCATCAGCAGGAAAGGTGCTATCTTCTTCTGAATTACTGGCTAGAATTCGAGGAAACCAAGAGAATGCAGTTGGTGCTGGACTTGAACGTCAATTCGAGGTGGCTTCAAGTTCAGCTAATGTAGCAAGATTTGCAGATACTAGGACTTCACGGTCATCTAAAAATGCATCTGATGTGCAGCCTGAAATATTGATTCGTCAGATCTGTACGTTTATGCAACAAAGAGGTGGAAGCAGCAATTCAGCCTGCATAGTCGAGCATTTTAAAGACAGGGTACCTTCAAAGGATTTGcctttgtttaaaaatttgttgaaagaAATTGCTACGCTCCAGAAGGACCCAAGTGGTTCACGTTGGGTGTTAAAGCCCGAATTTGTACAACAGTGA
- the LOC102608334 gene encoding ABC transporter I family member 19: protein MADGMNENEKLNSVKVCGMQFSYEGNDKPPLFYDFNLGISPGSRCLLVGANGSGKTTLLKILAGKHMVGGRDVVQVLNRSSFHDTQLVCSGDLSYLGGSWSKTVGSAGEIPLQGDFSAEHMIFGVEGSDPVRRERLIELLDIDLQWRMHKVSDGQRRRVQICMGLLHPFKVLLLDEITVDLDVVARMDLLDFFKDECEQRGATIVYATHIFDGLETWATHLAYIQDGELRRAEKLAELDELRNSTNLLSVVESWLRSETKLEKKRPVDPPKQVQKTSPFGSSPFMSSRHMAYNR, encoded by the exons ATGGCGGACGGaatgaatgagaatgagaaattgAACAGTGTCAAAGTATGCGGCATGCAATTTTCTTACGAGGGGAACGATAAGCCTCCTCTATTCTACGATTTCAACCTCGGTATCTCGCCGGGATCTCGTTGCCTTCTCGTTGGCGCCAATGGATCTG GAAAAACGACGCTGTTAAAGATTTTGGCGGGAAAGCATATGGTGGGAGGAAGAGACGTCGTGCAAGTGCTGAACCGATCGTCGTTTCATGACACTCAACTTGTTTGTAGTGGTGACCTATCTTATCTTGGAGGATCTTGGAGTAAAACTGTTGGCTCTGCT GGGGAGATTCCACTCCAGGGAGACTTCTCTGCTGAGCATATGATATTTGGAg TTGAAGGCTCTGATCCTGTAAGAAGAGAGAGGTTGattgagctacttgatattgACCTGCAGTGGCGAATGCATAAGGTATCTGATGGACAGCGGCGTCGAGTCCAAATCTGTATGGGTCTTCTTCATCCTTTTAAG GTGCTTTTGCTGGATGAGATTACAGTGGATCTAGACGTTGTTGCCAGGATGGATTTACTTGATTTTTTCAAGGATGAATGTGAGCAG aGAGGAGCTACAATTGTATATGCAACCCATATTTTTGACGGATTGGAAACATGGGCTACACATCTGGCATACATCCAAGATGGTGAGTTGAGGAGGGCTGAGAAGTTAGCAGAACTTGATGAGTTGAGGAACTCTACTAACCTACTTTCTGTTGTTGAGTCCTGGCTCCGTTCTGAAACCAAGCTTGAGAAGAAAAGGCCAGTCGATCCTCCTAAACAAGTGCAAAAGACCTCTCCCTTTGGTTCCTCTCCTTTCATGTCATCCAGACACATGGCATACAACCGTTAA
- the LOC102607652 gene encoding protein CHROMATIN REMODELING 8 isoform X1 encodes MEEDEDRLLLSSLGVTSANPEDIERDVLAAAENVAGNSNETEESNEEKPHDKSESIDPSSTSQEKLYNKLRAVEFEIGAVASTVDHLRRVSTKEDNDIDDGDSTEQDGGEDEKSAVQASPNDMTLQHALTADRLKSLKKTKAQLVKELSHFPKGITSKGIEHDKFIQDLVKEEHRPKRKSKEAQKPGKDRSKQQKTVSVDDDFDFDSALDAASAGFVETKRDELVRKGILTPFHKLKGFERCIQQPGPSNKQNVPDEQEARSNDPFSASVDRALRMMSEAAQARPSTKLLDPESLPKLDGPTRPFQRLKTPFRMPQSEESEVEKKKRSKRKKKRPLPDKKWRKRIAREDTRLEENEDSRDSLDMSSYEEEKQEDDEDSDNNEPPFVTLEGGLKIPESIFNNLFDYQKVGVQWLWELHCQRAGGIIGDEMGLGKTIQVLSFLGALHFSNMYKPSIVVCPVTLLRQWKREAEKWYPSFHVELLHDSAQDLGFRKKRAKSSDTDNDGEGSHDSDYEGNLSSRNPKKWDLLINRVLRSESGLLITTYEQLRLLGEKLLDVEWGYAVLDEGHRIRNPNAEISLVCKQLQTVHRIIMTGAPIQNKLSELWSLFDFVFPGKLGVLPVFEAEFAVPITVGGYANASPLQVSTAYRCAVVLRDLIMPYLLRRMKADVNAQLPKKTEHVLFCSLTEEQRAVYRAFLASSEVEQILDGSRNSLYGIDVMRKICNHPDLLEREQSCQIPDYGNPERSEKMKVVAQVLKVWKDQGHRVLLFAQTQQMLDILESFLIASGYEYRRMDGLTPVKQRMALIDEYNNSSDVFIFILTTKVGGLGTNLTGANRVIIFDPDWNPSTDVQARERAWRIGQKQDVTVYRLITRGTIEEKVYHRQIYKHFLTNKILKNPQQRRFFKARNMKDLFTLNDDGNGGSTETSNIFSQLSEDVNVVGDQKDKEDKQKHKKAASANADDAVGDKENNLEIGSSRRKGKEKVDNIGDEVDEETNILKSLFDANGIHSAMNHDAIMNAHDEEKMRLEEQASQVAQRAAEALRQSRMLRSRDDISVPTWTGKSGTAGAPSSVRKKFGSTVGSQLIKPLEGSSSNKTGEFNSFGAGASAGKVLSSSELLARIRGNQENAVGAGLERQFEVASSSANVARFADTRTSRSSKNASDVQPEILIRQICTFMQQRGGSSNSACIVEHFKDRVPSKDLPLFKNLLKEIATLQKDPSGSRWVLKPEFVQQ; translated from the exons ATGGAGGAAGACGAGGATAGGCTTTTGCTGAGTAGTTTGGGTGTGACGTCTGCCAATCCTGAAGACATTGAACGGGATGTATTAGCTGCG GCAGAAAATGTTGCTGGAAACAGTAATGAAACAGAAGAGAGCAATGAAGAGAAACCTCATGATAAGTCAGAAAGCATTGATCCATCCTCCACTAGCCAAGAGaaactttataataaattaagggCTGTAGAATTTGAAATAGGTGCTGTTGCATCTACTGTTGATCATCTGAGGAGGGTTTCAACTAAAGAAGACAATGATATTGATGATGGTGACAGCACGGAACAAGATGGTGGAGAGGATGAGAAAAGTGCTGTTCAGGCTTCTCCTAATGATATGACCCTTCAGCATGCCCTAACAGCTGATCGGCTAAAAAGCCTTAAGAAAACTAAAGCTCAACTTGTGAAAGAACTTTCACATTTTCCGAAAGGAATAACTTCTAAGGGTATTGAGCAcgataaatttatacaagatcTGGTAAAGGAAGAACACAGACCCAAGAGAAAGTCTAAAGAAGCTCAGAAACCAGGCAAAGATCGTTCGAAACAACAGAAAACAGTTTCGgttgatgatgattttgattttgattccgCATTAGATGCAGCATCTGCAGGTTTTGTAGAAACA AAAAGGGATGAGTTGGTTCGCAAAGGAATTTTAACTCCTTTTCACAAGCTTAAGGGCTTTGAGCGCTGCATACAACAACCAGGTCCGTCTAACAAGCAAAATGTACCGGATGAGCAAGAAGCCAGGAGTAACGATCCTTTTTCTGCCAGTGTTGACAGGGCTCTCCGCATGATGTCAGAGGCTGCACAAGCTCGCCCTTCAACAAAGCTTCTTGATCCTGAATCTTTGCCAAAGCTTGATGGACCTACTCGTCCTTTTCAGAGGCTAAAAACACCTTTCCGAATGCCTCAGTCCGAAGAAAGTGAggtagaaaagaaaaaacgctcaaaaaggaaaaagaaacgtCCTTTGCCTGATAAGAAGTGGAGAAAGCGCATTGCCCGCGAAGACACCCGTCTGGAAGAAAATG aagATTCAAGGGATAGCTTGGACATGTCCAGTTATGAGGAAGAGAAGCAAGAGGATGATGAAGATTCAGATAATAATGAACCTCCTTTTGTAACTCTTGAAGGCGGGCTCAAAATCCCAGAGTCCATTTTTAACAACCTTTTTGACTATCAAAAGGTGGGAGTCCAGTGGCTGTGGGAATTGCATTGCCAAAGAGCAGGTGGAATTATTGGAGATGAGATGGGTCTCGGTAAGACCATCCAGGTCTTATCTTTTCTTGGAGCATTGCATTTCAGTAATATGTACAAACCAAGCATTGTTGTCTGCCCAGTTACACTCTTGCGACAGTGGAAGAGGGAAGCAGAAAAATGGTATCCAAGCTTTCATGTGGAGTTATTACATGATTCTGCTCAGGATCTGGGATTTAGGAAGAAGCGAGCTAAATCTTCCGATACTGACAATGACGGTGAAGGTTCACATGACAGTGATTATGAGGGAAATCTGTCATCAAGAAACCCCAAAAAATGGGACCTCTTGATAAATCGAGTTTTGAGATCAGAATCTGGTTTGCTTATTACCACTTATGAGCAACTCCGCTTGCTAGGTGAAAAGTTGCTTGACGTTGAATGGGGTTATGCGGTTTTGGATGAAGGACACCGAATTCGAAATCCAAATGCTGAAATTTCTCTGGTTTGCAAACAGCTACAAACAGTTCACCGTATCATAATGACTGGTGCTCCAATTCAGAATAAGCTTTCTGAATTGTGGtccttatttgattttgttttccctGGAAAATTGGGAGTTTTGCCTGTGTTTGAGGCAGAATTTGCTGTTCCAATAACTGTTGGTGGTTATGCTAATGCTTCACCATTACAAGTTTCTACTGCCTACAG GTGTGCTGTGGTCTTACGTGACTTGATCATGCCTTATCTCCTACGGCGTATGAAAGCAGATGTGAATGCTCAGCTTCCTAAGAAAACTGAGCATGTTCTCTTTTGCAGCCTCACCGAAGAGCAACGAGCCGTGTATAGAGCATTCCTTGCTAGCTCTGAGGTGGAACAGATATTGGATGGAAGTAGAAATTCTCTATATGGAATCGATGTGATGCGTAAAATATGCAACCACCCTGATCTGCTGGAGAGAGAACAGTCGTGTCAGATTCCAGACTATGGGAATCCTGAACGTAGTGAAAAGATGAAAGTTGTAGCCCAAGTGCTGAAAGTTTGGAAGGACCAGGGTCATCGTGTTCTTCTCTTTGCTCAGACTCAACAGATGCTTGATATTCTTGAGAGTTTCTTGATTGCCAGTGGTTATGAGTATAGGCGAATGGATGGTCTTACTCCTGTCAAGCAGAGAATGGCTTTAATAGATGAGTACAATAACTCGAGTGATGTGTTCATATTCATTCTAACAACAAAAGTTGGTGGTTTGGGGACAAACCTGACTGGTGCAAACAGGGTGATCATTTTTGACCCTGATTGGAACCCATCAACTGACGTGCAG GCTAGGGAGCGTGCTTGGCGTATTGGTCAAAAACAGGATGTAACTGTATATAGATTGATTACACGCGGAACTATTGAGGAGAAAGTGTACCACCGACAGATATACAAGCATTTTCTCACAAATAAGATATTGAAGAACCCACAGCAGAGAAGGTTTTTTAAAGCTCGTAATATGAAAGATCTTTTCACTCTCAATGATGATGGGAATGGTGGGTCTACTGAAActtctaatatttttagtCAGTTGTCTGAAGATGTGAATGTTGTTGGGGATCAGAAAGATAAGGAGGACAAGCAGAAACATAAGAAAGCTGCTTCAGCAAACGCTGATGATGCTGTAGGTGACAAAGAAAACAACTTAGAGATTGGGTCCTCCCGgagaaaagggaaagaaaaagttgATAATATTGGTGACGAAGTagatgaagaaacaaatattttaaagagcCTCTTTGACGCCAATGGAATACAT AGTGCTATGAACCATGATGCAATTATGAATGCCCATGATGAAGAGAAGATGAGGTTGGAGGAGCAAGCCTCCCAAGTTGCACAACGGGCAGCAGAAGCATTGCGGCAATCCAGAATGCTTCGCAGTCGTGACGATATATCTGTTCCAACTTGGACTGGGAAATCTGGAACTGCTGGTGCCCCGTCATCTGTTCGGAAGAAATTTGGTTCAACTGTGGGTTCTCAACTGATTAAGCCCTTAGAAGGGTCATCCAGCAATAAAACAGGTGAATTCAATAGCTTTGGAGCTGGGGCATCAGCAGGAAAGGTGCTATCTTCTTCTGAATTACTGGCTAGAATTCGAGGAAACCAAGAGAATGCAGTTGGTGCTGGACTTGAACGTCAATTCGAGGTGGCTTCAAGTTCAGCTAATGTAGCAAGATTTGCAGATACTAGGACTTCACGGTCATCTAAAAATGCATCTGATGTGCAGCCTGAAATATTGATTCGTCAGATCTGTACGTTTATGCAACAAAGAGGTGGAAGCAGCAATTCAGCCTGCATAGTCGAGCATTTTAAAGACAGGGTACCTTCAAAGGATTTGcctttgtttaaaaatttgttgaaagaAATTGCTACGCTCCAGAAGGACCCAAGTGGTTCACGTTGGGTGTTAAAGCCCGAATTTGTACAACAGTGA
- the LOC102608916 gene encoding H/ACA ribonucleoprotein complex subunit 3-like protein: protein MYLQFYINDNGDKVYTTKKESPTGMPAQSAHPARFSPDDKYSRQRVLLKKRFGLLPTQKPPPKY, encoded by the exons ATGTATCTTCAGTTCTACATTAACGATAATGGCGATAAAGTTTACACCACTAAG AAAGAGTCGCCAACGGGAATGCCTGCTCAATCTGCTCATCCAG CTCGCTTTTCTCCTGACGACAAATACTCAAGGCAAAGAGTCCTTCTGAAGAAGCGCTTCGGTCTTCTGCCAACACAGAAACCTCCTCCGAAGTACTGA